CTTAAAATATTAGAGCAGTTGAGTCAAGTTAAAAATAGCCTCCATCTAAAATTTGAATTCAAATGGAAACCTAGAGGAGGCTAGCATTCCATTATGAATTCAAATTTTGCTAGTCTGGTACCCCAACAGATCATGGAACTTACTAATAGTGGGTCTTTTGGGAagctttattgttgttttgtctGTTTCATAGGGATACACTGGCATCTACTTCGTGGgtcttcaaaaatgttttatcaaAACTCAGATTAAAGTGATTCCTGAATTTTCTGAACCAGAAGAGGAAATAGACGAGGTATGTAAGAAGAATAATTGTGGTGGCAAAAGGCATCATTTATTGGATGCTACCTATGTGCCAAACATTGTACTAAATGCTTCACTTTTCTTTGATTCTCCGACAACCTTATagataggtgctattattatcatcattttcagATCAGGAAACTCGAACTCAGAGCCaaaaagtgacttgctcaaggtcacacagctagtgagtagcAGACTGGGGTCTTGAACTTAGGCCTTTCAAAAAACTGAATTGCATAATTTTAGGTGCAATGCTATACTTTTATACCAGGGCACCCATTAACATTATGTTGATTTTCTCTGAAGCCAAAGATTTCTAGTAAGAGGGATGAGCCAGAGAAACAAAATCTTGCCTCagataaagcattttttaaaaagaaagttccaAAGCCACCTGGGGTTCTTGCCACTTTTGTCACACTTCAGTATTCACCTATTTTAAAGATTGTGGTTCATTCACCTTACCATTTTATGCTGGGCTGCTAATGGaataattcacttttatttttattttttgagacggagtcttgctgtgtcacccaggctggagtgcagtggccggatctcagctcactgcaagctccgcctcccaggtttacgccattctcctgcctcagccttccgagtagctgggactacaggcgcccgccacctcgcccggctagttttttgtatttttttttttttagtagagacggggtttcaccgtgtgagccaggatggtctcgatctcctgacctcgtgatccgcccgtctcagcctcccaaagtgctgggattacaggcttgagccacggcgcccggccaataattcaCATTTAACCTCACTAGGAAAGGCAAAAGCAAAGAAGGTGAACACTGAAATGTGATACAAACTCTCTAAAAACACCCTGCTAGGCCAAAGTAAGGCAACCTAAGGTGCTGGTGCAATCACTGAATGGCCCCTGAAAACCTAATGGGAGATGGATGTTATTGCCTATAATACAACTATCTGTAAGGTCCCTGAGGCTCTTTATTGTTTCCTGTTATTTTGTCTATAATTACAGTATGGTTTTATTAGTGGGAGAAGGGGGACCTCAGTTAAGGTCATATTGTGACAACATATCCCCactatagcaagaaaaaaacaagcattgGTTTAGTTTACTGCTTAGCTGGAAAATCTAAAGTGGAATTATGGCAATATCAGAGTGatccttctttatttatttatttatttagttatttatttatttattttttgagacggagtctcacactgtcacccaggctggagtgcagtggggcaatctcagctcacagcaagctccgcctcctgggttcatgccattctcctgcctcagcctcctgagtagctgggactacaggcacccgccatttttttttcttttctttttttgtattttagtagagacggagtttcaccatagccaggatggtctcaatctcctgacctcgtgatccgcccgcctaggcctcccaaaggctgggattacaggcgtgacccaccgcgcccggccatggcaGAGTGATCTTTctacaaactataaaaacctctttctttcttctctctctccctgttctttttcacttttctccCACCCAGCTCCCTCCATCTTGATTCTCACTAacccatttcttttcctttattttttctttatttggggGTAGTGGGTGGGGAGGACTATTTTTCCTTCCCTTACCCAAGTCTTAGAGCTGTCATTGGCTCCCATTTTACTCTTTCATGCTACTGGTCTCCTCCGGGCCAGAGAAGTTACAGACCCTTGTTACTAGAATttccaagaaaacaaagaacGTTCTCCCAAAGATGATGCTCTGCTCCCAAGGTCTATGGTAGTGACAGAgtttggagacttttttttttttttttaaagtaagcatgAGTTAGATGCATCTGAGGAATAGATCAACGTTCAGGATATTAGGAATGACTACAGTAGGCAAAGGtaagataaaaggaaaatcaatAGGATTAAAAAGCTACTATACACAATAACATATGCTAATTACGTTCAGAAAATAATGTAAGCATTTGAGTAGGCCAGCCAGCAATGAGAACCTGAAGTGATATAAtaggatttatttttctgaaagattAAGGCaaagggggctgggcacggtggctcacacctataatcccagcactttgggaggctgaagagggggattacttgaggtcaggagttcgagaccactctggtcaacatggtgaaaacccatctctactaaaacaaaacaaaattagccaggcatgatggcgcgtgcgtgtaatcccagctactgaaaaggatgaggtgggaggatcgcttgaacccgggaggtggaggtttcagtcagccgagttcgcgccactgcactccagcctgggcgacagagcgagactcagtgtcaaaaaataaataaacaaataaaaaataaaggaaaaggctCATAATGTCTCATTTTGGCCCTAATTTAGTCTTCAGTTAAtttcaccaaatattttaaataacacaaatattcATTTCATGATAGTAAGAATATTGTAGCTTCaagtaaatcttattttttatatacacaccacagattttcttttaatgagaCAAATTTGTGGTCCTGAATGACAAAACCCTCTTCTGTACTTCCCTTCACACTGTATCCATGGCATGTGTATTTTAAACATGCAGAGCAGGTATATAAATAGCCCTGATTTTGCTAACAAAGCTAGTCAGCATACCAACCTCATTTTATACAATTCCTTTCAATGCATCTCAAGGTCGTTACAGACTCAAGGACAAAGGTGCTAAGACTTTAGAATTGTAAATGATTCCGGGAGAAATTAGTAAGAACTAGGTATACAACACAATTACCTCAATACtagaaactgaagagaaagtGGCGTCCTTCACAGTATACAAAAAGCTGCTTAAGCAAAAACGCTCTGTGAGATAAACTCTAAGCATCTACAATGAAAGGAATGCAATAGTAGGAAGGCCAGTGAAGTCAAAAACTGGAGACCtcactttaaaacataaaaagacatCTTTTGTATGATAACTGGCTACCATCAACAGGCAAATCTTGTAAAACCCAAATATTAGATCCCATTGTTATTGAATTGATCTCACGAGTTTGGATTATAGGAGTTTTTTCAGCTCCAGATCAAATCCTGCTTGCCACCCAAGATGCAAGCCTAAATAAGGCAGGCtaacaaaatgtatttataaaaaagaaaacaaatgtaaatcaCTCAGGGTTCCAGAAGCTCAAGTTAAAACATACACAGACCCAGGACATGCTGAAAATAATGAAGCGCCTTTCTGACTTTGAGTGAAATGGTAACAGAGAAGGCTCCTAGTTTAGTAAGCAGCCTTGCTGTTAGACCCAGGATGGAGGAAGGATCAGTTGTTAACTCCCCCAACACCCACTGAATGCAAGGCACAGAGCTAGTTCACCAGCAGCACTAGGATTAAAATTGTTACTCACACTCAAAATATGTTGTTTTCCAGCATCCCATAATGTCTCACTTGTTCTATTAATTTCTCTGCCAATCCCCACCCTAAGCTACTTTCTTCTTTCAGAATGAAGAAATTACCACAACTTTTTTTGAACAGTCAGTGATTTGGGTCCCAGCAGAAAAGCCTATTGAAAACCgagattttcttaaaaattccaaaattctgGAGATTTGTGACAACGTGACCATGTATTGGATCAATCCCACTCTAATATCAGGTATGACATCCTTACCCTCATCCTCCTCCTATTTTCTAAGACAGTAACAGGTTAACATTCCCAGCATTTAGAGGCTACGTTTCTAGGAAAACAAATGATTGGTTTATACCTTCTTGGATGAGTCTATATATGCTGACTGCCAGTGAGGAGGGAATTTTTCACAGCCAAGttataaatcagaaaaattaatgTTGACAGGCTTTTAAATATCCCAGCAAAGGTAACACCATCCTAATGTGACTAGTGATAGCAAAAAACTAATCTATCTTTCTTTGCACATCTATATTCATTGCAGTCGTTATACCAGACCGTTGCTCAAACCACTGTGGGTCCAACCCAAGAATAGAGGAGAGAAGGGCAAAAACAATACTCTGCTGTCAAGAAGGATTCCCTATGTCAAATGGTGGCATTTTCCTTAGAAAATAAGACAATCACTGCAATACAAATTTCTTTGTCGCTCTTTTAGGAATTACTATAAAAGTAGTTGAGGGCTAGACGTCCAGAGTAGAAGAGTCCAGCCCTCAACTTCCAGTCAGCCCATAGAAAAGGTAAAGGCCCCCggatgtcttagtctgtttagcTAACATGCAATTTGGCCTCCCTCATTCTGCACAGCATAGATTACTCTATTACCCAAGAGAGGTTATTCTCACCAATGTAAGCATCTGTGGGTACTCTTTAGAGATATAAAAAAGGTGACTAAATGCAGTGTGGTATCCTGGACTGGatactggaacagaaaaagaacattagtaaaaatactaatgaaatctgaataaagtctgtagtttagttaGTAACATTGCACCAATGCTAACTTCTGATTTTTTATCATTGTACCATGGTTATGTaagataacattaggagaaactgGGTGAAGAATATGTGAACTCTGTACTATTTCTGCAACTCTTCCATAATCTAAGATTACTTCTAAacagaaagttttttaaaaaaattttaagacaagAAACATAAGGAAAGTGGGAGGACAGAGGATGTCAAATCAATTCAGGCAACcgagaaatatttattgagcatctaccatgGGTAAAATCATCACTGTAGGAGATACAGAAGTCCCTTGTTCTCAGTTTTTAATTTAGTATGCTGGTAAGGCAAAGCAGTAAATGTTTGATGCCAAAGAAGCAAAGAAGTTTGTGTATGTAGAAATGATCAGGCTTGTTTTGGAAACTACTCTAAAATATCAACTGAAGGAGCTTGGAAAAGTGGTCCATGTCTAAATGATGCCAGTTTAAAGACACAATGAATATCTCTATCCCCAGCTGCTATTCCCCCAAGCACTTCTTTCAGGAACATTTGCAAAGCAGTTGCATCACAACTTTGCATTTATTATCTTAGTTTCCGAGTTACAAGACTTTGAGGAGGATGGAGAAGATCTTCACTTTCCTGCCAACGAAAAAAAAGGGATTGAACAAAATGAACAGTGGGTGGTCCCTCAAGTGAAGGTAGAGAAGACCCGTCACGCCAGACAAGCAAGTGAGGAAGAACTTCCAATAAATGACTATGTGAGTTATGTTTATGTAAACTCTtgatagaggagaaaaaaagagcccTCACAAAACTTACTACCCCTCAGATCACAATCGTTGGAAGGAGGATGATCATggctttaacaaaaaaaaaaaaaatgtttaagcaaCTTGAAATCTCCGGGAGGCTCATTCAAAATCAATCTCAATCTCTGTAGATGTATCTCCATGATCAGGCTAAGGAGCTTAATTTCTCACAAGCCCCCAACTCATACAGTCTTCTAGTTCTCTCCTGCTTGGTGAGAACTCTTGCTAGTGAAccttcctctcccacccccaacactggCTTCTTCTTCTTTCAGACTGAAAATGGAATAGAATTTGATCCCATGCTGGATGAGAGAGGTTATTGTTGTATTTACTGCCGTCGAGGCAACCGCTACTGCCGCCGCGTCTGTGAACCTTTACTAGGTTACTACCCATATCCATACTGCTACCAAGGAGGACGGGTCATCTGTCGTGTCATCATGCCTTGTAACTGGTGGGTGGCCCGCATGCTGGGGAGGGTCTAATAGGAGGTTTGAGCTCAAATGCTTAAACTGCTGGCAACATATAATAAATGCATGCTATTCAATGAATTTCTGCCTATGAGGCATTTGGCTCCTGGTAGCCAGCTCTCCAGAATTACTTGTAGGTAATTCCTCTCTTCATGTTCTAATAAACTTCTACATTATCACCAACAGCCTGATTGCTGCTGAACACACTGGGTAAGTGTTTGCTGAGAATATTCCCAGCAGCTGAAATGGAGCAGACCTGTCAAACATAGATGACTATGCTGAAGGCTCAGAAAACAATGCCCCAAAATGAAAGCgtcagaagcaaaagtttttctctgaccttcccctAACTGCCAGTCTCTCAGTCCCATTCTCCCCCTAGGATAGCCATaaaaactagaatccctcttcctCAAGGCGTGTCATAGAAATCAGAACCCCTTTTTTCCAAAGTCAGTCATTAAACCTAAAAATATCACTCtgatttttcctctgcttttctgggtAAAAGCTGGCCATAAGGAAATTATCTGACCTAgcttgtttgactgtaggtcataagactCCCTTTCCAGAGAGGATCCAACAGGTTTGGAAGTAGAAAAGGGCAAAGCATAATGATACCCAAGTATCATATTTTACTCTGCTGTATTAAGACAGTGGAAATAAGGGGCTGATGATAAAATGTCTCCATAACTGATGCATTAAAAACATATCCTTTTGTGCATAGCCCCAGTGTTTAATTATATGAAGGACATATTGTGAACTTGCTTAAGTATCAATTAAGCTGCTGGACAGGCAGTGTGTCACAGCGGGCTAAcactaaaatatttcaaatgtgcaGACTCAGCAAAGGAGAAAGCTAAACTAGCAAAAAGGGT
The sequence above is drawn from the Theropithecus gelada isolate Dixy chromosome X, Tgel_1.0, whole genome shotgun sequence genome and encodes:
- the TNMD gene encoding tenomodulin, producing MAKNPPENCEDCHILNAEAFKSKKICKSLKICGLVFGILALTLIVLFWGSKHFWPEVPKKTYDMEHTFYSNGEKKKIYMEIDPVTRTEIFRSGNGTDETLEVHDFKNGYTGIYFVGLQKCFIKTQIKVIPEFSEPEEEIDENEEITTTFFEQSVIWVPAEKPIENRDFLKNSKILEICDNVTMYWINPTLISVSELQDFEEDGEDLHFPANEKKGIEQNEQWVVPQVKVEKTRHARQASEEELPINDYTENGIEFDPMLDERGYCCIYCRRGNRYCRRVCEPLLGYYPYPYCYQGGRVICRVIMPCNWWVARMLGRV